From Rhizobium sp. 007, one genomic window encodes:
- a CDS encoding DUF736 family protein: protein MTTTNYIQFDGDNLDTAKGAGLISTIDRDLDIKAVPFTSDNEKAPTHRVYAKSPRGHDIEVGGIWKKKNQDGKPYYTLSIRRLGFNANLGRFPGQDDPTLQAIIEWEPRD from the coding sequence ATGACCACCACCAACTACATCCAGTTCGACGGCGACAACCTCGACACTGCAAAGGGCGCAGGCCTCATCTCCACGATCGACCGCGACCTGGACATCAAGGCTGTGCCGTTCACGTCCGACAATGAAAAGGCCCCGACGCACCGCGTTTATGCCAAGTCACCGCGCGGCCATGATATCGAGGTCGGCGGCATCTGGAAGAAGAAGAACCAGGACGGTAAGCCCTACTACACCCTTTCGATCCGGCGCCTTGGCTTTAACGCCAATCTGGGCCGGTTCCCCGGCCAGGACGATCCGACACTGCAGGCGATTATCGAATGGGAACCCCGCGATTGA
- a CDS encoding antitoxin VbhA family protein, protein MNVHSRRPDRSPEAVAKRKKATDQARAANIRQGYTHDPVLEDATAAYVAGEITREEYRLRVVRAPAQ, encoded by the coding sequence ATGAACGTTCATTCCCGCCGTCCGGATCGTTCCCCGGAAGCCGTAGCAAAGCGCAAGAAAGCCACCGATCAGGCGCGCGCTGCCAATATCCGGCAGGGTTACACGCACGATCCTGTCCTCGAGGACGCTACCGCCGCCTACGTCGCTGGCGAGATCACCCGCGAGGAGTACCGTCTGCGCGTCGTGCGCGCTCCGGCACAATAG
- a CDS encoding Fic family protein: MADEQTKGSYTYPNTSDDPDRRDVLRNRFGIQSQSELRTEEYRAAAFRMAEIAEGDGPSGNFDKQHLKAIHGYIFQDVYEWAGHTRNETPIVDGQRVEPIGGLSKGGTSFLPGSRIEMGLDEALKPIRDPQALLNATPEEFADRAAKVLSELNYVHPFREGNGRTQEAFISELGCQYGHEIDFTVISKPRMLEASIATTNDPSSSAMKHVLEDAINPNRREALRAAFADLEELGEKPFEHNIRTARAGEEISGQVLGHDNRIATFVTDQGIVAADRADLPERLPNEGEEITITARSDFSRLERAQPAQEPQSQQQPARQPQQDNNPELKAIEAQMAAQRSRERDDDERGR, from the coding sequence ATGGCAGACGAGCAGACCAAAGGTAGCTATACCTATCCCAACACCTCTGACGATCCGGATAGGAGGGATGTGCTGCGCAACAGGTTCGGCATCCAGTCGCAATCGGAGCTGCGCACCGAAGAGTACCGTGCTGCGGCTTTCCGGATGGCGGAAATTGCCGAAGGTGATGGCCCGTCTGGAAATTTCGACAAGCAGCACCTGAAGGCAATTCACGGCTACATTTTTCAAGACGTCTACGAGTGGGCGGGCCACACACGCAACGAAACTCCGATCGTTGACGGCCAGCGGGTGGAGCCGATTGGAGGCCTGTCCAAAGGCGGCACCTCGTTCCTGCCCGGTTCGCGAATAGAAATGGGCCTGGATGAGGCCCTGAAGCCGATTCGAGATCCGCAAGCCCTTCTCAATGCAACGCCAGAGGAATTCGCCGACAGAGCCGCGAAAGTTCTCTCCGAGCTGAACTATGTGCATCCATTCCGAGAGGGAAACGGGCGCACGCAAGAGGCCTTCATTTCGGAGCTCGGCTGCCAATACGGGCACGAGATCGATTTCACCGTCATCAGCAAGCCACGCATGCTCGAGGCGTCGATTGCGACCACCAACGATCCGTCGAGTTCGGCAATGAAACACGTGCTCGAAGACGCGATCAATCCGAACCGACGTGAAGCCTTGCGCGCGGCCTTTGCCGACCTTGAAGAACTCGGTGAGAAACCATTCGAGCACAACATACGCACCGCCCGCGCCGGCGAAGAAATCAGCGGCCAGGTTCTCGGACACGACAATCGCATAGCCACTTTCGTAACCGATCAGGGTATCGTTGCCGCCGATCGCGCCGACCTGCCTGAGCGCCTACCGAATGAGGGCGAAGAGATCACCATCACTGCTCGTTCGGACTTTTCCCGGCTGGAGCGTGCGCAACCGGCCCAGGAGCCGCAATCGCAGCAGCAGCCCGCCAGGCAGCCGCAGCAGGACAATAACCCGGAGCTCAAGGCAATCGAGGCGCAAATGGCGGCACAGCGAAGCCGTGAGCGCGATGACGACGAGCGTGGCCGGTGA
- a CDS encoding zincin-like metallopeptidase domain-containing protein yields MQNIKDTYQRITDAIIEQLEAGTKPWIRPWRGNSRGSLVPRRATGEAYRGINVLMLWLASELAGYEESTWITYRQAQDLGGQVRKGEKGALVVKYGTFTPKEREDDDERAIPYLKGYTVFNVEQIDNLPARFYHPTEELPATTIPLLETVETFVRNTGAAVTYGGTMACYRPAVDDILMPDRARFAGEVHLYSTLLHEISHWSGAKTRLDRDLSGRFGGESYAIEELVAELSASFLCADLGVAHDPRDNTATYLESWLKVLKYDKRAIVTAAAKAQAAADFLNGLQSQEQSKVA; encoded by the coding sequence ATGCAGAACATCAAGGACACCTACCAGCGCATCACCGACGCCATCATTGAGCAGCTTGAAGCCGGCACTAAACCGTGGATCCGGCCCTGGCGCGGAAACAGCCGCGGCTCTCTCGTTCCGCGCCGCGCAACCGGGGAAGCCTATCGCGGAATCAATGTCCTGATGCTGTGGCTCGCAAGCGAGCTTGCCGGCTACGAGGAAAGCACCTGGATCACTTATCGCCAAGCTCAGGATCTCGGCGGCCAGGTCCGAAAGGGCGAGAAAGGAGCCCTCGTCGTCAAATACGGCACTTTCACCCCGAAGGAGCGCGAAGATGATGACGAGCGCGCAATCCCCTACCTCAAAGGCTACACAGTTTTTAACGTCGAGCAGATCGACAATCTTCCGGCGCGGTTCTACCACCCGACTGAGGAGCTGCCGGCGACGACGATACCGCTTCTGGAAACCGTCGAAACATTCGTCCGCAATACCGGCGCCGCGGTCACATACGGCGGAACAATGGCTTGCTACCGTCCCGCAGTCGACGATATCCTCATGCCGGACCGGGCAAGGTTCGCGGGCGAAGTCCACCTTTACTCGACCCTGCTGCATGAGATCTCACACTGGTCAGGCGCAAAGACCCGCCTGGACCGAGACCTGAGCGGCCGATTCGGCGGCGAGAGCTACGCGATTGAGGAGCTAGTTGCCGAGCTCTCCGCTTCGTTCCTGTGTGCTGATCTTGGTGTCGCGCACGATCCTCGCGACAATACCGCCACCTACCTCGAGAGCTGGCTCAAGGTGCTGAAGTACGACAAGCGGGCGATCGTCACAGCGGCCGCGAAGGCCCAGGCTGCCGCCGATTTCCTCAACGGTCTCCAATCTCAGGAGCAGAGTAAGGTCGCCTAG
- a CDS encoding helix-turn-helix transcriptional regulator, whose product MIDLSSYKSARGLIETNDPELERPVYRKSGFEGIQTAKEMDERISNFLKDIRESKNLSRAELAHLLGLSVSVYGRYERAESRMTVPRLIHLCELMGFMPLDMIFEAAPHLWGKTPEEAEERRTLTRLIERLPPDTTRDLIRLLKRMPPGEQGAEASSTSMNEGR is encoded by the coding sequence GTGATTGATCTAAGCAGCTACAAAAGCGCACGCGGTTTAATTGAAACAAACGATCCGGAATTAGAGAGGCCGGTCTATCGGAAGTCCGGCTTCGAAGGCATCCAAACCGCAAAAGAAATGGATGAACGGATCTCGAATTTTCTAAAGGACATTCGTGAATCCAAAAACCTCTCCCGAGCGGAATTGGCTCATTTGCTCGGGCTTTCCGTGTCCGTTTATGGGCGGTACGAGCGCGCGGAATCGCGCATGACCGTTCCCCGCCTGATTCATCTCTGTGAGCTCATGGGCTTCATGCCCTTAGACATGATCTTTGAAGCTGCGCCGCACCTTTGGGGTAAGACGCCGGAAGAGGCGGAAGAGCGCCGAACGCTGACGAGGCTAATTGAACGGCTGCCACCGGACACCACGCGCGACCTGATCCGGCTCTTGAAGCGCATGCCGCCTGGGGAGCAAGGGGCAGAGGCTTCGTCGACCAGCATGAATGAAGGCCGCTAG